In the bacterium genome, one interval contains:
- a CDS encoding fatty acid desaturase encodes MQKLKTFLSRYNLVTAPFFIILSLAAVTLTPWHIYMHGLAWQNIALFLFMLCATLMSITCGYHRLFAHRSYEASPVLKFFYLVFGACAFQQSCIQWASEHRVHHQFVDQEKDPYSIQEGFWWAHIGWILSSKKANAARPQDLLNDPLVMWQEKYWKWIGGLVGGLMPALIAHFLWNDFLGGFIYGGVLRLFLAHHITFAINSLAHTLGKQNYTDTNSAKDSWITAIFTFGEGYHNFHHWYARDYRNGIKAYHWDPSKWFIKSMNWLGLTWNLKQASQEAILQARLKMQKKRLEQHQPLSEKAELLFDEACQKIEQLKLKKQELSQLAEQKKAAFMNSLDLQQQEFQQSFKQTQAAFYKQLREKKASLVHSIDQQQLELKHSIKQTKKALQKQLKEWSKVAKPA; translated from the coding sequence ATGCAAAAATTAAAGACATTTTTATCCCGTTACAATTTGGTGACTGCGCCGTTCTTCATCATTTTAAGTTTGGCTGCAGTGACTTTAACACCTTGGCATATTTATATGCATGGTTTAGCCTGGCAAAATATTGCACTGTTTCTCTTTATGTTGTGTGCAACCTTGATGAGCATCACCTGTGGGTATCATCGCTTGTTTGCTCATCGCAGTTATGAAGCATCTCCGGTTTTAAAATTCTTTTACTTGGTTTTTGGTGCCTGTGCTTTTCAGCAATCTTGCATACAGTGGGCTTCTGAACATCGCGTTCACCATCAATTTGTTGACCAAGAAAAAGATCCTTACAGCATACAAGAAGGGTTTTGGTGGGCGCACATCGGTTGGATTCTATCCTCTAAAAAAGCCAATGCTGCTAGGCCCCAAGATCTGCTCAATGACCCTTTGGTCATGTGGCAAGAAAAATACTGGAAATGGATTGGTGGCCTGGTTGGTGGTTTGATGCCCGCTTTGATTGCCCATTTTTTGTGGAATGACTTTTTAGGTGGTTTTATTTATGGTGGCGTTTTAAGACTGTTTCTTGCCCATCACATTACTTTTGCCATCAATTCATTGGCACACACACTGGGTAAACAAAACTACACCGATACCAACTCGGCCAAAGACAGCTGGATTACGGCTATTTTTACCTTTGGTGAGGGTTACCATAATTTCCACCACTGGTATGCCCGTGATTATCGTAATGGCATCAAGGCCTACCACTGGGACCCTAGCAAATGGTTTATTAAAAGTATGAACTGGTTAGGCTTAACCTGGAACCTTAAACAAGCCTCACAAGAAGCCATCTTGCAAGCACGCTTAAAAATGCAAAAAAAACGTTTAGAACAACATCAACCTTTGAGTGAAAAAGCCGAGTTGTTGTTTGATGAAGCTTGCCAAAAAATTGAGCAGCTCAAACTTAAAAAACAAGAGCTGTCTCAACTGGCAGAACAAAAAAAGGCAGCCTTTATGAATTCTTTGGATTTACAGCAGCAAGAGTTTCAACAATCCTTTAAACAAACTCAAGCTGCTTTTTATAAACAACTCAGAGAAAAAAAGGCATCCTTGGTTCATTCCATTGATCAGCAACAACTTGAATTAAAACACTCTATAAAGCAAACCAAGAAAGCCTTGCAAAAACAGCTTAAAGAGTGGTCAAAGGTTGCCAAGCCTGCTTAA